DNA from Sinorhizobium arboris LMG 14919:
AGGACCGCGGCAAGCCTGCCGGGTATCCACTCCTCCAACCAGGAGGCCGCTTTCGTTGGATTGATGATGCCGCGTCGGTCGTCCCTCGGCCTGAGCCCCGAGATCGCCGCGGCATCGAAGAGATCTTCCGCCGGCTGCCGCCGCGCAGCGCGCTGCTCGTCGGTAACGTCGACATGCGGCATGGTGTCGACGAGTTGACGAACGAAATCGTCCTGTCCGCCCTGCATCAGGGCCGCCATGGCGATCGAGAAACCGACGCCGACGGCGACACCGATAACCGCAACCAGCGTCTGGCGGCCGCGACCGGCGACGTGCGTCAAGGCGATATCGAGGATCAGGCGCATGGGTGTTCAATTCGTCGCTGTCTGCACCACGTCCACCCGCGTCCCGTCAGCGAAATCGGGAGGCAGGGGAGAGACTATCCGTGCGGTATCCTCCAGTCCCGAGAGGACCTCCACGCCGTTCGTGCCGCGGATGCCGGTCTCGACATCGCGCAGCGTCGCCTTCCCGCCCTCGACCACCGCGACCCTGGTTCCGCTCACGGCCGCCGCGGGAATGATCAGTGCATTGCGCGACAGCCGGACTACGATGTTCACATCGGTCGACATGCCGATCCTGAGCGGTGTGTCTTGCGGCAGGCGAAGGCGAACGCGGTAGGTCTTCGTAACAGGATCGCCCTTCGGCGTAATGCTGTCGACAACCGCCTCGAGCGCGCGCCCTGGAAAGGCGTCCGACCGCAACAGGGCATTCTGCCCGACTTCGACGCGCGGAATATCCTCCTCGTTCACCTCTGCCTCCACGATCAGCGGCCGCGCCTCTCCGACCCAGAAGAGAACGGTCCCGGGCTCGGCAACCTCGCCGATCTCTCCGTCCTGCCGGAGCACCCGCCCCGCATTCGGAGCGCGCAGCACATAGGCAGCAAGCCGCGCCTCCTGGCCGGCGATCAACGCCTCCAGTTGAGCAACGTCGGTGCGCGCCCTGTCCACCGCCTGCTCGCTTATCGTGTTTTTCTCCGCCAAGGCGAGCTTGCGGCGGTATTCTTCCCGGGCAAGCGACAGGCGCACATGCAGTTCGCTCAGTATCGCTCGCGCCTCCGTATCGTCCAGGCGCGCGAGCACATCGTCCTTTTCCACACGATCGCCCTCGCAATTGCACTGCTCGACGATCCGTTCGCGCACCGTCGACGTGACCTTTGCCCACACGCGCGGCTCTACGACGCCGCTCGCATAGACGATCTCCGCCGCATCCCCGCGCTTTGGCGTCACAACGGAAACGGGTAGTGCCCGGGAGGCATACCAGAAGGCGGCTGCACCGGCCGCGGCGGCGATCGCCACACCCACCGCGTAGCGCCTCATCTTCTGCATCAACCGCACGAATTACTCCTGAAACTCACCGCATTTATCTTTATGATAGCATTAGACCGACCGTCGGTCTACAATCGAGGACGGGACTTCGCGCAGCCCTCCAACCCGTGTAGAACGTACTCTTACGGTTCAGGACAAACCCATGGTTCGAGTTAAGAAATCGCCTGACGTCAGAACGAACGAGCTCATAGACTGCGCTGAACGCCTCTTCTTCGAGCAGGGATACGAAAACACGACTGTCAACGACGTCATCCGGGAGGCGAATGTCTCCAAGGGGGCGTTCTATCACTACTTCGTTTCGAAGGAGGCGCTGCTCGAGGCGGTCGCAGCGCGCATGGCTCGCCGGAGCCTGGAGGAACTGAAAACCGTTTTCGAGGATCCCTCGCTCGATGCCGTCGGTCAGCTGAATGCGCTTTTCGCGGGTTCGCGGCGCCTGAAAGTGGAAATGGCGCCGCAATTGAAGAATACGTTCAACGCACTCTTCAAGCCGGAAAACATCGTCCTCTACCATCGCATCGACGCGGCGGTCAGCGCCGTGACACTCCCGTTCCTAACCGAACTTCTGAGGCGAGGTCACAAGGAAGGGAGCCTCGATGCTCCCGATCCGGAGGCCCTTGCGCTGATGTTGCTGTATCTGCGGCTTGGTGTCGCCAAGACAATGCACCGCGCATTGCAGCAGACCGAAGCCGGAGACCTGGATGG
Protein-coding regions in this window:
- a CDS encoding efflux RND transporter periplasmic adaptor subunit — its product is MRLMQKMRRYAVGVAIAAAAGAAAFWYASRALPVSVVTPKRGDAAEIVYASGVVEPRVWAKVTSTVRERIVEQCNCEGDRVEKDDVLARLDDTEARAILSELHVRLSLAREEYRRKLALAEKNTISEQAVDRARTDVAQLEALIAGQEARLAAYVLRAPNAGRVLRQDGEIGEVAEPGTVLFWVGEARPLIVEAEVNEEDIPRVEVGQNALLRSDAFPGRALEAVVDSITPKGDPVTKTYRVRLRLPQDTPLRIGMSTDVNIVVRLSRNALIIPAAAVSGTRVAVVEGGKATLRDVETGIRGTNGVEVLSGLEDTARIVSPLPPDFADGTRVDVVQTATN
- a CDS encoding TetR/AcrR family transcriptional regulator; translated protein: MVRVKKSPDVRTNELIDCAERLFFEQGYENTTVNDVIREANVSKGAFYHYFVSKEALLEAVAARMARRSLEELKTVFEDPSLDAVGQLNALFAGSRRLKVEMAPQLKNTFNALFKPENIVLYHRIDAAVSAVTLPFLTELLRRGHKEGSLDAPDPEALALMLLYLRLGVAKTMHRALQQTEAGDLDGAARTLDGWMRTYGMAVERVLKIPEGAIEVTEPGFARAFLEATV